DNA sequence from the Vicia villosa cultivar HV-30 ecotype Madison, WI linkage group LG3, Vvil1.0, whole genome shotgun sequence genome:
TAATAAACTAAATAACTAATGGATCTGAAAGCATGTAACCTAAGCATGAATAGTGAAGTGCCCTAATAAGAAATCACAgttatgaatgaaaataaaagaatgaatgaTACAATAAGTAAAGAAAAGAGTAACGATTTGGTTGAAATCTTACCGTTGAAAGCGAGACTGCGATGGATTGTCGCTACAGTGAAGGAGTGAGAGGAGCACGTTTTGATATgtggtgtgtgtgtgtgatgaTGGAGTACATGAACATCCCATTTTACCCTTTCTTGTTCTTGTATTTGGACCCTATAAATTAATAATACTACTATACTAGTATTAATCACAATTTTTGTCCctttattttacattttttttaattttgattttcctattttaaaattcaaaattttagttTGTTTTTGAATTTTAGTCCTCAATCTcatttaaatatatgattttacaTGACATGTCAGTTTGATGATGTGGCGAGATCTCAGTGACAAAAATAATTTCCACAttctttataattatattatatttaattcatttataaaaatattaaattaaaataatttaaaaaattaaattaaattatcataATATTATAATTCTAAAATGGTTATCTTGGCTATATTTGGTAAGAaatattttcgagcttatagcttatatcttatgtcttataacttataagttcatatgataatttagatctgtttgataacggtcttttcatcacgaacttataacttattttactagcttatagcttatttttcagacgttatttcaaatagcattttagcttatgtcttatagcttattattttttttatctttattattttaattaaaatttatctttaacccttataatttattttgatttaaaataaaataattatatattaaatattttttatgtcattttacatttataagttaattgaaccgctaattttatcaaacacttcaatgagtttataagctatcagtctcaaccatccgctctAAGTTATAAGTCATCCGTCATCATCCATCaattataagttataagctatcagctagcttataaGTCTACcgatatttttaccaaacagacccctTGTCTCAAATATGAAATACATTCAACTCAAAAAGAATGAAATTTAGCTCTATTTGATTCAATTTAGAGCTTATTTGTCGttgatactaataataataatttgaaataagatgtaaatcaatttcaatttaGAATTCATGATGTTTAACACTCAAATTCAAAcatataaaaaaatctaaaaggaaaagggaaaaaataaTCAACGAGGTTTTTAAGAAAAAGATTGTATTCATGTGTACCTCAATTTTGACCTTCTCATATACTCATATCATTAGGATCAATTTCTTTAAGTTTTATCGGTTCAGTTCATATTATTAGGTAGCAAAGAAGAGCCGAGGTCAGATATATGCAGTAGTATTATATTTGTATTAGCGATAATATTATCGTAATTCATTTTTATTAGattataaattcaaaattaattcaTTTATATATGACATTTTCATCTTATTAGATAAGTGTGTGATTTAGTTAATAGAAAATTTGTTATTATAGCATAGTTGTAAATTGTAATACATGATCTATTAAATTAGTGTATttttaaaaaagccaaaatttATTACTTATAGAGTGAATACCGATATGTATATTTGTATTTGGATATGGAGGTCCATTTTCAGATAAAATTATCTCAAATGAGGATGTTTCAATTAATAATGGATATGGTACATATAGGAAAAATACGATTAATTTCTGACAAAAAGAGATATGACTCATACACGTGTATATATGTAATTAGATAGATGCCTAAGAAAACATACGAAAATATTATGGCTAATACAAATACTAATATGATATGTAATTAGATGCACATTTTTGGATTTCTATGGGATGTTTTTCCACCATTTAGGGTGGAAGAAGTAATCTCCAAATATTTTGGGCTTTAATTGTTAGATAAGGTATGGGTAAATTTTTCTAGATTTAATGAGTTTAAGTTGTGACTttaattttgtcaaaaaaaaaagttgtgacTTTAATATTGGAGTGGTTCCTTAAAATATCAGTGGTATGAGTTTAATTTAAATCTTGctttgtttgaaaaaaaaaagttgtatGAAGATGATCAAAAGAGAAAAAGACCGAAATTATGGTTCATTGTTAAATTCTatacatttttaatatttaatcgtgtactatttattaaaaaaatcgaatgattaaaataataaataataataaattttattataaacacTCAATAAGATTGATCatcttattttatacatttaaaatttaaatttaatacacTTAAAATCGACctctataattttttttgggCGTTTGAAGATTTAATTCCTGAGTATTTTTCTAAAATGTATATGGCATATAATTAGAAATCCTTTGGAAATTGatagttatatattttttaaaaaatattatgtgaAATTTTCTACTCATAAATAAAAGCATGGGAGGAATAATTTTTGCGCAACCTTATAATAAACATAGAAATAACTATTCTCAATCCTTATAATTTTCTACTCATAAACAAACGTCCCCTTTTAAAAAAGAGGGTTTCTTTTTTTAAAACTCACAAATGTacctttattttaaaataaaaattgctcACCAACTACATGTACTTGAAAACCACACTTTAATTCTTAACTTTAATCCGGAGGTAGTATTTTTAATTCGCTTTGttcctaattataattataagATTTCATTTTTATAGCGGTAGTGcttttttataagagaaaaattattttataaacaaaCATTCATTGTATTAAtaactatttatttttgaattttataaaattcacGTACAAACTTGATGTAAAAATCTTTTTGTAATACTGTGAAATTTTTAAAGAATCGAATAATAAGAGAAGAAAGGAGTACAATTTTAGGGACACCACGCCACCATCATAGCACCCTCAACAGCAATTGTCCAATCTTCATTTTCTGAAATGAATTTTTAACTGCATGTGGTTAAGCTTCAGGGTGCTCTCCCTATACCTTTTAATTTTATGCCTCCTTCACAGCCAACATGTTCTGTTCAAACCATAATTGTTCATATCACTTTCAACAGTCAAATGATTTATGAAGGAATAAAATATTGTAAAGCAGAAAGTAAAATTCTATGTTCTTCATCTCTTGCCATTTTCAGTAGAGTTGAGGAACTTTTCTGTTTGACAAAAGCTAGAAGCTTGTTAATGCTATACAAAgataaagagagaaagaaaaaaaaaggaattttGTGCAGAATGCTTAATCAGATTTTTAGAGATGGCATTTGAACATGTTCCTTTTGATTCCCCTAATTTTCCCCTACTTGCCTCTGTTAACTCGGTCGCAACTCCAACTAGACTAACTAATTGTTGGTCAGCTGCAACATTGTTTGGACCCTCTAATCCTAACTCAAAGCCTTTAGCCGTGTATCCCGTCTCTGTTTACATACAACCTAGAATCAATTGCAGAATGTCATCAATTGCTGCAGCATtatgatttttaacctaattcggCTGCGCGGAAGTTGTAACATTTGAACAGTCGAGTAGTTTACAGAAGATAAAGGTTGCTTCTTCCGCAGTTGGTTTTGAGTATATCAACTATCTACCCCCAATATTACTTATCCAGAAAGTGGAAAAATTGTTACTAGATATGAACATCAGTATTGTCAGTATAGTCCATCAAGGGAAAACAAATAGATAGATAAACCATTCTTGAAAAAACCATTCTTGGCAGTAACTTCATCATTTAAGATGTTACAGGACAGACATATTAAAAAACCATTCTTGAATAAAAACCATGAGTCTAGAGACATACATAGTCAAATGAAAATGTTTAACCAAGGGACCAATTCCTACTGATAGAATACACCTCACATTTAAGCTATTTCAGAGATTGAAATTTCAAGGGGATAGAAGTTACCTGATATATACTAGTACATCAGTATTGTCAGTATAGTCCATCAAGGGAAAACAAATAGATAGATAAACCTCACAACTTCATCATTTTAGATGTTACAGGACAGACATATTAAAAAACCATTCTTGAATAAAGACCATGAGTCTAGAGACATACATAGTCAAAAGAAAATGTTCAACCAAGGGACCAATTCCTACTAAGAGAATACACCTCACATTTAAGCTATTTCAGAGATTGAAATTTCAAGGGGATCGAAGTTACCTGGTTCAAGATTTAATAATTACCACCCATCCTTGTATCCTTGTATACTTCATGAAGGGAAGAAGGAGAAGCAGGGATCAACATGGTCTTACAAATTAAGTAGCACGAATGAATCCTTGTAATTTGCATCCATTGCTTGGAAAAGGTTATACCGTAGGTTCAGAATGAGAGTTTTTTGCGATGCTACTTGAGAAAGTGCGAGTGCACTTGGAATTGTATGTCTCGTTTATTCCAATCCAATGTCAAGGTTCATTagtaataaacaacaaaaaataactaAAAGTACTTTTTCAATCATATAAGAAATATCCCAGAGTTATGCAGGATTGAAAACTTTCAGACaaaattatttcataaatatAAAGCTAAAGAAGCAAGTATATAAACTACAAAAGCATCCCTTTCGGCTGGAAACATAAATGAGACAACACGGAATTAAAGAAGCAAAACTCTCTTAAACCAAAAATGGTACATATATCCGATGCTATGATAGAATATTGGTTTTAATAATGATCATGATAATACCTAACCTAAGATTGAGTAACAACCCATATTCTGTTTAAGTTGCGGTAAACAAAAATCTAAAAGCACGAGGACAAAATTTCACAGATATGGGTAATGAATGATAATTCAAACATCAGTTTTCTTGTTCCTGAAATTTTCCTTCATCATGGCAAATTTTTTCTTGCACTGATTCACAGTTTTCCCAGGTACAGCAGCAGATACTCGCTCCCATCTCTGATTAGCTTCTTTTGGAAAGGTTTTTAATGCTTGAACTAGTGCCCTTTCCTGCACTGCAGACCACACGTCTGATTCAGAAACTTCTTGAGGGTCTTCCGAGCTAATGTTATTTGTAGTTGCCGTCGGTGTGGCTGTTGGAATCGGAGTTGCGGCTGGTATCGGTGTTTTTGAGGCAGTACTGTTTTCAGGTGTTGCGGCAGGTATGGATACCCCTTCCAATTCTTCTCTGGTGGTCAGTGGAGAAGCAATTGATTGTGCAGCAGGCTTCCTCTTCTCGAGAAATGTATCAAAAGCTTTGGCTGTATCTGGCTTTTGAAGGAGAACAGTTTTAGTTGCTTTCATTATTTCTTCAACAGATCTTCCAGTGCCGATATATTCTGAAACAACCTCCCACCTCCTTGAAGTTCCTTTGGGAAACTTTTGAATTCCCTTCCTCAAAAGCTCGATCTCTTCTTTAGTCCAAGGTTTCTCCTTTTTCTCCGCGTAGCCAGCAAGAGAACTAAGGTTTCCATTAGCCTTGACAGTGCCATTTTGTTGAGTACTTTTGTCATCAGCCACATCTTTCTTGCAACCATCTTCCTTGTTACTAAGTGCATCTCTTAGAGCTTCTGCCTGCTCTAATAcctcttttccttccattttcTCGCACAAGCCCCTCAACCGATCCATATCAAATGACAAGCAAATCTTTTCTACGTCGTCTTCAGAGATATCTAGTACATGTTTTGACGAGACAGGTCCTGACAGATTCCGAAGGCGTGTTCGCTCCTTCCGCAAGAGTTTTTTCTCCTTCTCCCTCACTTTCTTCTGTGCCGATGCAGTTTCAGCAGCTTTTTTATCTTCCTCAGCTTTCCTTAGTCTCTCCTCTTCTGCAATTCTAGCAGCTTCTTCCTCCTCCAACTTCTTTGCCAAGTACTTggactcctttttccttttcttctctGCTTTTACCTCTTCCTTTCTTCTCAATATTCTAGGATCCCTCTTATATGCATTATCAACAAGAGTTCGGATCCGTGTGTACTCTTCCTTCCTAGCTTTCTCCGACAGTTTCGCATTCTGCCTTTCCATCCATCTTCTATGATCTCGAGAATCAGCTTGCTCGAGATCAAACTCGTCAGACTGCGGAAACTCCCTCCAACTTTTAAACGAATACCAAAAATTGTAGAAACCGTCAACGTCCTTTATCGAAGTCTTATCATCACCAAGAGACGGAATCGGCTGATTAACCGACCACCGCCCATTCCTCATAAAAGCCGGACCAAACACCTTAAAAAAATCCTGTGGAGCACAATCGGTAGGAATCTCATCATCAAACTCATCAGTCGAATCATAAATCCTCCTCTTAATAGGATCAACCAAAACCTCATACGCTTCCTGAATCGCCTTAAAATGAGTCTCAATCTCCTCCTTCTTCGCCTGCTTCCCAGCTTCAGTCTCCTCAGAAAGAAGCAAAGACGCCTGCTTATCCGGATGAAACCTCAAAGCAGTTTCTCGGTAACTTTTCCGAATTTGATCCTCATTAGCAAGATACCTAAGATGACTCAACCCCAATAAAGCATAATGATCTTGCTGCTGCTTCTCACCATCACCCGATTTCTTCTTACTCTTACTACTATAAGAATCAGACGGCAAATAAGCCTGATCCTTATCATCAACCACTTTCTTAACATCAGcttctttgttttcttcttctttcttaacACCGCGCAGTTTAAGCGCTACAGCATGAAAAGAATGACCTGCCGGCTCAAATTTCGACACCTTCAACGGAAGAGAATTCGACGAAACAAATATAGGTTTTCCATCTATAATCTCTGGTGAGTAAGTAATAAGACGATATTTTGATTGAACAGCCATGATAGTGGCTGGCAAACAAAATATAAAGACGCAAATTTTTTAAATCCTTCAACTTAAATTCAAATAAGTGCTTCAAATTTAAGCTCGTAATCACACTCCAACCTGATacaaaaagaaagagaaattcaaataagATAATTTCGTGAAAACCTAGGTAGTTAATCGCGGCCAATAACGGCGGCGCAAGTGGAGTAGCCGTTGGCCGTTACAGCGATGATAGGTATCGCTGCTTTAGATGTATTTAACGAGAGTAACGATTGAGATTTTTTGTTCGAAAAAAAGTACCTGGATAGAGAAAGCTGGAGAATTACGGTAGGAGGATGAACGGTGAAGAGGAATTGAAGAATTTCAGTGCGAAGGAGTATGAAGGAGCGGCGTGGTTGAATAACAGTGGCGGCTCCAACATAAATGTTGCTTCTAGGTTAAACGAAAAGGAGAAGGTTGAAGAAATAGGGAAATAGAAAAAGAAGTGAAAGTGTGGGCTCTTAAAACCCAATATATCCGCAAAAATAGTTGGGCCAAGTACTAGGGTTTTGAGAAACTTTTCAGCCACTCCAAATTAAACCTACCATCCCGTATACAATACTTTTACTATTATGCCCTTACTTaataattttggtttttttaaaaatatctttaagTATCAGATTTTTGGGCAAAGAATCCCGGACGTTATTGGAGGGTAACTTTGATAACTTtggttaatattaatataatacttATGAGttatttattgataaaaaaaGTGACTAAAGTCACCAAAGTTATGATTCACCAAAGTTACTGAAACCTGACCCCAGATTTTTCTACATAGTGTCagattttttgtatatatatatatatatatatatatatatatatatatatatatatatatatatatatatatatatatatatatgaaaaaatatcggatattataaaaaattatctgATTATTTGAAGAAATATCGATAAAAAAAGCATTATTTTATGGTAATTGTATGAAAAAGTAtcgattttttaaaatattcggtGCATGTTTATCGGTTTTTTAAATGGAAAATTTTATCGAACTGTGATGAAGTATGTATCAGAATGGTAGGCGCTTAAGAATCAACGCGGGAATAAAGTAAGTGCAGCAGAGATGAAGATGTTGCGTTGGATGTATCGTAAGACTAGAAATGATAGgattagaaatgaaaatattagaaAGAGTGTTGGGGTAGAACCTATAGTATAGAAGgtggtggaaaatagacttaggtggtttggACATGTAGAgagaaaatttataaattttatggtAAGGAGAGTAGATTCGATAAGAAAAAGTCAAACATCTAGAGGAAAAGAATTCATTAAGAAAGATCTCAAGATTAGCAATTTGAATAGAAGGTGATAGAATATTATGGCGAAAGTTAATTCATGTAGTCGATCCCACTTAGTAGGATAAGGTtcgattgttgttattgttgttgtttttgtttttgtacaGGAAAAAATGATCACCAATGCTAAGTCAAGAGATGTTCATCTCCCCCGTATAGAACAATGATCATTTGTGTCAAGTAGCGATGGGAATAGGCCCGGTCGGCCTATAGGGACCTACACCCTAGCCTATTTAAGGTCAGGTCAGGCagggcctatttaataaaaatgtcaggcagggcctatttaataaaaatgtcaGGCTTATGATCTTTTAAAaccctatttaattaaatagagcatgcttaggctattaaaaaagcctacgaagccttataggtcgacctatatatatatatatatatatatatatatatatatatatatatatatatatatatatatatatatatatatatatattataaatagactagcatgtatattagaaaaaaagTTGAATAGGTtgacctatatatgcatataggttagaaaaattgttaaataggtcggcctatacatgtatatataggccgacct
Encoded proteins:
- the LOC131660264 gene encoding uncharacterized protein LOC131660264, whose translation is MAVQSKYRLITYSPEIIDGKPIFVSSNSLPLKVSKFEPAGHSFHAVALKLRGVKKEEENKEADVKKVVDDKDQAYLPSDSYSSKSKKKSGDGEKQQQDHYALLGLSHLRYLANEDQIRKSYRETALRFHPDKQASLLLSEETEAGKQAKKEEIETHFKAIQEAYEVLVDPIKRRIYDSTDEFDDEIPTDCAPQDFFKVFGPAFMRNGRWSVNQPIPSLGDDKTSIKDVDGFYNFWYSFKSWREFPQSDEFDLEQADSRDHRRWMERQNAKLSEKARKEEYTRIRTLVDNAYKRDPRILRRKEEVKAEKKRKKESKYLAKKLEEEEAARIAEEERLRKAEEDKKAAETASAQKKVREKEKKLLRKERTRLRNLSGPVSSKHVLDISEDDVEKICLSFDMDRLRGLCEKMEGKEVLEQAEALRDALSNKEDGCKKDVADDKSTQQNGTVKANGNLSSLAGYAEKKEKPWTKEEIELLRKGIQKFPKGTSRRWEVVSEYIGTGRSVEEIMKATKTVLLQKPDTAKAFDTFLEKRKPAAQSIASPLTTREELEGVSIPAATPENSTASKTPIPAATPIPTATPTATTNNISSEDPQEVSESDVWSAVQERALVQALKTFPKEANQRWERVSAAVPGKTVNQCKKKFAMMKENFRNKKTDV